In one Corallococcus sp. EGB genomic region, the following are encoded:
- a CDS encoding FAD-dependent monooxygenase, whose amino-acid sequence MEQRGVDVVVGAGPTGLLLASELALNGVRAVVLERRSEPDPVLKAGGIGAVASEALQRRGLGPALDAEEAAALEVMKALSRSLGGQESPQAVGARRGGGHFAGLSLIDQALQREPGRRLRGVPQAGVERILAGHAHALGVEVWRGHAVESFEDTGARVRVEARGPDGRRLLEAAFLVGCDGGRSTVRKQAGFDFPGTEPTLTGHQALVEIDYPERLLPLGWRRTAGGMMSYGPIPGRVAVLEFDGPPAHRDAPVTAAEVERSLRRVSGADVRITALHSATRFSDHARLVSTYQRGRVLLAGDAAHVHSPFGGQGLNLGLLDAVNLGWKLAATVRGRAPDSLLATYTSERHPVAARVLDNTRAQLALMRPDPQTTAMRQLMAELLTTYADVNRHFGEMISGIATRYDLGDEDPLVGRLIADTELTVDGERTRLYSLMRDGRGLIVDGDGVASGQGAAWPPQLRVVKAPGARSMLVRPDGCIAWAGREGGLRPALERWFPAP is encoded by the coding sequence ATGGAACAGCGTGGAGTCGATGTGGTGGTGGGGGCGGGGCCCACGGGCCTGCTGCTGGCGAGCGAGCTGGCACTCAATGGAGTGCGAGCGGTGGTGCTCGAGCGGCGCAGCGAGCCCGATCCGGTCCTCAAGGCAGGCGGCATCGGGGCCGTGGCCAGCGAGGCGCTCCAGCGGCGGGGGCTGGGCCCGGCGCTCGACGCGGAGGAGGCCGCGGCGCTCGAGGTGATGAAGGCCTTGTCGCGGTCATTGGGAGGGCAGGAGAGTCCACAGGCCGTGGGGGCACGTCGCGGCGGTGGCCACTTCGCCGGGCTGTCGCTGATCGACCAGGCCTTGCAACGCGAGCCCGGCCGGAGGTTGCGTGGGGTCCCGCAGGCTGGAGTCGAGCGCATCCTGGCCGGGCACGCGCATGCGCTCGGGGTCGAGGTGTGGCGTGGCCATGCCGTCGAATCGTTCGAGGACACCGGCGCTCGAGTGCGGGTCGAGGCACGGGGCCCTGACGGTCGGCGGTTGCTCGAGGCGGCATTCCTGGTGGGCTGCGACGGAGGCCGGAGCACGGTGCGCAAGCAGGCCGGCTTCGACTTCCCCGGCACGGAGCCGACCCTCACCGGCCACCAGGCCCTCGTGGAGATCGATTACCCCGAGCGGCTCCTTCCACTCGGCTGGCGGCGCACGGCCGGGGGGATGATGTCCTATGGTCCGATCCCCGGGCGCGTGGCCGTGTTGGAGTTCGACGGACCGCCGGCCCATCGCGATGCGCCCGTGACGGCGGCGGAGGTCGAGCGGAGCCTGCGGCGCGTCAGCGGGGCGGACGTGCGCATCACGGCCCTGCACTCGGCGACGCGCTTCAGCGACCACGCGCGGCTCGTGTCGACCTACCAGCGGGGGCGCGTGCTGCTGGCGGGGGATGCCGCCCACGTCCACTCTCCCTTCGGAGGGCAGGGGCTGAACCTCGGCCTGCTCGACGCGGTCAACCTCGGCTGGAAGCTGGCGGCCACGGTGCGGGGGCGCGCCCCCGACAGCCTCCTCGCCACGTACACCTCCGAGCGCCACCCGGTGGCGGCGCGCGTGCTCGACAACACCCGCGCGCAGCTCGCGCTCATGCGCCCCGACCCCCAGACGACCGCGATGCGTCAGCTCATGGCCGAGTTGCTGACCACCTACGCGGACGTCAATCGCCACTTCGGCGAGATGATCAGTGGCATCGCGACGCGCTACGACCTCGGTGATGAGGATCCGCTCGTCGGGCGCCTCATCGCCGATACCGAGCTGACGGTCGATGGAGAGCGCACGCGCCTGTACTCGCTGATGCGCGATGGCCGCGGGCTCATCGTCGATGGCGACGGCGTGGCATCCGGGCAAGGCGCCGCGTGGCCACCCCAGCTTCGAGTGGTGAAGGCTCCCGGAGCGCGCTCGATGCTGGTCCGCCCCGATGGCTGCATCGCATGGGCCGGGCGCGAAGGCGGGCTGCGCCCCGCGCTCGAGCGCTGGTTCCCGGCCCCCTGA
- a CDS encoding TetR/AcrR family transcriptional regulator, translated as MPQNDRQRERRPRAPSPHPDGLRERKKRETRQLISNIATELFKERGFEHVTVDDVAAAADVSKVTVFNYFPRKEDLFFDRSDDVQKLLRDALDSRGRRAPVAALRALAHTLVEQRHGFVKMTPGIAGFWKVVADSPALRARARELSDEVERDLGRMLAASASAPEGDPLARLVAALLVGTWRVAFREALRRQRSARAAISPEPFLELLERGFTAASAAARGSAYV; from the coding sequence ATGCCCCAGAATGACCGCCAGCGCGAACGCCGGCCGCGTGCGCCGAGCCCCCATCCCGATGGACTGCGTGAGCGCAAGAAGAGGGAGACGCGCCAGCTCATCTCGAATATCGCCACGGAGCTGTTCAAAGAACGCGGCTTCGAGCACGTCACCGTCGACGACGTGGCCGCCGCGGCCGACGTCTCGAAGGTGACGGTGTTCAACTACTTCCCCCGGAAGGAGGACCTCTTCTTCGACCGGAGCGACGATGTGCAGAAGCTCTTGCGCGACGCACTGGACAGCCGGGGGCGCCGCGCACCGGTGGCGGCGCTGCGGGCGCTGGCGCACACGTTGGTCGAGCAGCGCCACGGGTTCGTGAAGATGACTCCCGGCATCGCCGGCTTCTGGAAGGTCGTGGCCGACAGCCCCGCCCTCCGGGCCCGCGCGCGCGAGCTGTCCGACGAGGTGGAGCGGGATCTCGGCCGGATGCTCGCCGCGAGCGCCAGCGCCCCGGAAGGCGACCCGCTCGCGCGTCTGGTCGCCGCGCTGCTGGTCGGTACCTGGCGCGTGGCCTTTCGTGAGGCCCTGCGCCGCCAGCGGTCAGCCCGTGCCGCCATCTCCCCCGAGCCGTTCCTCGAGCTGCTCGAGCGCGGCTTCACCGCGGCCAGCGCCGCGGCCCGAGGAAGCGCCTACGTGTGA
- a CDS encoding CBS domain-containing protein, whose translation MRISELMQRDVKTIDADECLRSAAERLDTASLGALPVTEHGRVVGLLTDSELFLCSTVHGHDPDSTPVREAMTAPLVTCPEDAPLETGERLMEEHHLNRLVVVDAEHHAVGLLRLDDVASEPLTLLRPGEPLEHLSLYS comes from the coding sequence ATGCGGATTTCCGAGCTGATGCAGAGGGACGTGAAGACCATCGACGCGGATGAGTGCCTGCGCTCCGCCGCCGAGCGGCTGGACACCGCCAGCCTGGGCGCGCTGCCCGTCACCGAGCACGGCCGGGTGGTGGGCCTGCTCACCGACTCCGAGCTCTTCCTGTGCTCCACGGTCCACGGACACGACCCCGACAGCACCCCGGTGCGCGAGGCGATGACGGCTCCGCTCGTCACCTGTCCGGAGGACGCGCCGCTGGAGACTGGCGAGCGCCTGATGGAGGAGCACCACCTCAACCGCCTGGTCGTCGTGGACGCCGAGCACCACGCGGTGGGGCTGCTCCGCCTGGACGACGTCGCCTCGGAGCCCCTCACGCTCTTGCGGCCCGGCGAGCCGCTGGAGCACCTGAGCCTCTACTCCTGA
- the msrB gene encoding peptide-methionine (R)-S-oxide reductase MsrB, giving the protein MADKLILSNDEWRKRLTPEEFQVLRQHGTEYPGTGCFLGTKTPGTYVCAGCHNPLFKAGTKFESGTGWPSFTQTLSKDSVTEIRDVSHGMIRTEVRCARCDGHLGHVFPDGPPPTGLRYCMNSVAMKHVPEGSPIELVQA; this is encoded by the coding sequence ATGGCGGACAAGCTCATTCTTTCCAACGACGAGTGGCGCAAGCGCCTCACCCCCGAGGAGTTCCAGGTGCTGCGCCAGCACGGCACCGAGTACCCGGGGACGGGCTGTTTCCTCGGCACGAAGACGCCGGGCACCTACGTGTGCGCGGGGTGCCACAACCCGCTGTTCAAGGCCGGCACGAAGTTCGAGTCCGGCACCGGCTGGCCGTCCTTCACGCAGACGCTGTCGAAGGACTCCGTCACGGAGATCCGCGACGTGTCGCACGGCATGATTCGCACCGAGGTCCGCTGCGCGCGCTGCGACGGCCACCTGGGCCACGTGTTCCCGGACGGTCCGCCGCCCACGGGGCTGCGCTACTGCATGAACTCCGTGGCGATGAAGCACGTCCCCGAAGGCAGCCCCATCGAGCTGGTCCAGGCCTGA
- a CDS encoding glycoside hydrolase family 18 protein, protein MRRLPALLTALLLGGVSQAAPPPKAAPPAAPQVTWLYQDRLAPPWEDLTWAGTHALNASVAGASGSHAISATLGPWEALYFGHPGFDVSPDDTLVLKVNGGRGGANAAVRARVVIGSEQPVGVPLGPTCEGGAIPARKWVTCRVSLAKLLPEGRSRITGLWLQEDSGKTLPPLFFDDIGIERSKGPKPAPSQVAVASVAVSAAPAVKSAPGQGGKWVSGYYTGWNADDYPPEKVDFSALTHILVGRVTPRADGTLSTKFDNDRGPEIARTLSRRAHAAGRKALIMVGGSGEHDGWVGAASDANRAKFVQALLKAMDDFGYDGLDLDWEPVEVQDRPKLLALAKALREARPKMLLTFPLHWINTNFPADADPWFAELATSFDQMNLMSYEMIGAWDGWKSWHTSALRGEQGLHPTSISSSLALWVKAGIPKAKLGIGIPFYGLAWRHITGPYQPFTDWSDYVGGDNSFTYKKILRFAKQGTYQWDEKAQASYVTFAKDKAVEDGTVTWISYDSPQAIAAKGAFVKQEGYGGTIIWTLNQGCIDPESGANPLLDAVRAAFLP, encoded by the coding sequence ATGCGACGACTTCCCGCCCTGCTCACCGCGCTTCTGCTGGGAGGTGTTTCCCAGGCGGCCCCGCCCCCGAAGGCCGCACCTCCCGCGGCGCCCCAGGTGACGTGGCTCTATCAGGACCGGCTGGCCCCGCCCTGGGAGGACCTGACCTGGGCGGGCACGCACGCGCTGAACGCCAGCGTGGCGGGGGCCTCGGGCAGCCACGCCATCTCCGCGACGCTGGGGCCCTGGGAGGCGCTGTATTTCGGCCACCCGGGCTTCGATGTGTCACCGGACGACACGCTGGTGCTGAAGGTGAACGGCGGAAGGGGCGGCGCGAACGCGGCGGTGCGTGCGCGCGTCGTCATCGGCTCCGAGCAGCCCGTCGGCGTCCCCCTGGGCCCCACCTGCGAGGGCGGCGCCATCCCGGCCCGGAAGTGGGTCACGTGCCGCGTGTCGCTCGCGAAGCTGCTGCCTGAAGGCCGCTCGCGGATCACCGGGCTGTGGCTCCAGGAGGACAGCGGCAAGACGCTGCCGCCCCTCTTCTTCGACGACATCGGCATCGAGCGCTCGAAGGGCCCCAAGCCGGCCCCGAGCCAGGTGGCCGTGGCCAGCGTGGCGGTGAGCGCGGCGCCGGCCGTGAAGAGCGCCCCGGGCCAGGGTGGCAAGTGGGTGTCGGGCTATTACACGGGCTGGAACGCGGACGACTATCCGCCGGAGAAGGTGGACTTCAGCGCGCTCACGCACATCCTCGTGGGCCGCGTCACGCCCAGGGCCGATGGCACGCTGAGCACGAAATTCGACAACGACCGGGGGCCGGAGATTGCCCGCACGCTGTCCAGGCGTGCGCATGCGGCGGGCCGCAAGGCACTCATCATGGTGGGCGGCTCCGGTGAGCACGACGGCTGGGTGGGCGCCGCGTCCGACGCGAACCGCGCGAAGTTCGTCCAGGCGCTGCTCAAGGCAATGGACGACTTCGGCTACGACGGGCTGGACCTGGACTGGGAGCCCGTGGAGGTGCAGGACCGGCCCAAGCTGCTGGCCCTGGCGAAGGCCCTGCGCGAGGCGCGGCCGAAGATGCTCCTCACCTTCCCCCTGCATTGGATCAACACCAACTTCCCCGCGGACGCGGATCCCTGGTTCGCGGAGCTGGCGACGTCCTTTGATCAGATGAACCTGATGTCCTACGAGATGATTGGCGCGTGGGACGGCTGGAAGTCCTGGCACACGTCCGCGTTGCGCGGCGAACAGGGGCTGCACCCCACGTCCATCTCCTCCAGCCTGGCGCTGTGGGTGAAGGCAGGCATCCCCAAGGCGAAGCTGGGCATCGGCATCCCCTTCTACGGGCTCGCGTGGCGCCACATCACCGGGCCCTACCAGCCCTTCACGGACTGGTCCGACTACGTGGGCGGCGACAACTCGTTCACCTACAAGAAAATTCTCCGCTTCGCGAAGCAGGGGACGTACCAGTGGGATGAGAAGGCCCAGGCCAGCTACGTGACGTTCGCGAAGGACAAGGCCGTGGAGGACGGCACGGTGACGTGGATCTCCTACGACAGTCCGCAGGCCATCGCCGCGAAGGGCGCCTTCGTGAAGCAGGAAGGCTACGGCGGCACCATCATCTGGACGCTCAACCAGGGGTGCATCGACCCTGAGTCCGGCGCCAATCCACTGCTGGACGCGGTGAGGGCTGCCTTCCTCCCGTAG
- a CDS encoding glycoside hydrolase family 18 protein, which yields MRSSFRQWSPVMLAFALFARLALAAAPSAPPTPESPGLEGFEIGSTTWIYRDQMESPWLDYSWGQHSLRATNPVASGTYSISVKMGPWDALYFAHPGLDVVPGDMLVLKVHGGTEGEDAPVRVRAVIGTEQPIGVLLGPTCDGGAIRAGRWTTCRVPLEQLLSGGRTRITGLWLQESRGRALPMLFFDDIGVTHREVPPVRITVSPESAVLTPGASRTFTATVTGTNDTAVEWSVEPPGTGGTITATGVYTAPSAPGTYRVAARSHADPSQVARAAIQVVPDTNPGTGKWVSGYYTGWNADLYPPEKVDFSAITHLLVGRATPRPDGTLSTQFDNDQGPQIARTLSQRAHAAGRKALIMVGGSGEHDGWVGAASDANRAKFVQALLKALDDFGYDGLDLDWEPVEVQDRPKLLALVQALRSARPAMLLTFPIHWINTNFPEDADPWYAQLAPYLNQVNVMTYEMVGPWDGWQSWYTSALRGEQGLHPSSVSSSLALWVQAGIPKAKLGMGIPFYGLAWRHITGPYQPFTDWSDYVGGDNSFTYKKILDYSPWGTLQWDSVAQADYITFPPNTPIEDGTVRWISYDGPRAIAAKGAFAKQQGYGGTIIWTVNQGCTNPATGANPLLDAVRKAFLE from the coding sequence ATGCGAAGTTCGTTCAGACAGTGGTCGCCCGTCATGCTGGCCTTCGCGCTGTTCGCGAGGCTGGCGCTGGCGGCTGCTCCCAGCGCACCACCAACGCCCGAGTCCCCTGGACTCGAGGGCTTCGAGATCGGCTCCACGACGTGGATCTACCGCGACCAGATGGAGTCACCCTGGCTGGATTATTCCTGGGGTCAGCACTCACTGCGCGCCACCAACCCCGTGGCCTCCGGCACCTACTCCATCTCCGTGAAGATGGGCCCCTGGGATGCGCTGTACTTCGCGCACCCGGGCTTGGACGTGGTGCCCGGGGACATGCTGGTGCTGAAGGTGCACGGAGGGACCGAGGGTGAGGACGCGCCGGTGCGCGTGCGCGCCGTCATCGGCACCGAGCAGCCCATTGGCGTTCTCCTGGGCCCCACCTGCGATGGCGGCGCCATCCGCGCCGGGCGCTGGACCACGTGCCGGGTGCCGCTCGAGCAGCTCCTGTCCGGGGGCAGGACGCGGATCACGGGCCTCTGGCTCCAGGAGAGCCGGGGGCGCGCGCTGCCGATGCTCTTCTTCGACGACATCGGCGTGACGCACCGGGAAGTGCCCCCGGTGCGCATCACCGTGAGCCCGGAGAGCGCCGTGCTGACGCCTGGTGCCTCACGGACGTTCACCGCCACCGTGACCGGTACGAACGACACCGCGGTGGAGTGGAGCGTCGAGCCGCCCGGGACCGGTGGCACCATCACGGCCACGGGCGTCTACACCGCGCCCTCGGCGCCGGGGACCTACCGCGTGGCCGCGCGGAGCCACGCGGATCCGAGCCAGGTGGCGAGGGCCGCCATCCAGGTCGTGCCCGACACGAACCCAGGGACGGGCAAGTGGGTGTCGGGCTACTACACGGGCTGGAACGCGGACCTCTACCCTCCGGAAAAGGTGGACTTCAGCGCCATCACCCACCTGTTGGTCGGCCGCGCCACGCCGAGACCGGATGGAACGTTGAGCACGCAGTTCGACAACGACCAGGGGCCGCAGATCGCCCGCACGCTCTCGCAGCGCGCGCACGCCGCGGGCCGCAAGGCGCTCATCATGGTGGGCGGCTCCGGCGAGCATGACGGCTGGGTGGGCGCCGCGTCCGACGCGAACCGCGCGAAGTTCGTCCAGGCGCTGCTCAAGGCCCTGGATGACTTCGGCTACGACGGGCTGGACCTGGACTGGGAGCCCGTGGAGGTGCAGGACCGGCCCAAGCTGCTGGCCCTGGTCCAGGCCCTGCGCAGCGCACGCCCGGCGATGCTCCTCACCTTCCCCATCCATTGGATCAACACCAACTTCCCAGAGGACGCGGACCCCTGGTACGCGCAGCTCGCCCCGTACCTGAACCAGGTGAACGTCATGACCTACGAGATGGTCGGTCCCTGGGACGGCTGGCAGTCCTGGTACACGTCCGCGCTGCGCGGCGAACAGGGGCTGCACCCCTCGTCCGTCTCCTCCAGCCTGGCGCTGTGGGTGCAGGCGGGCATCCCCAAGGCGAAGCTGGGCATGGGCATCCCGTTCTACGGGCTCGCGTGGCGCCACATCACCGGGCCCTACCAGCCCTTCACGGACTGGTCCGACTACGTGGGCGGCGACAACTCGTTCACCTACAAGAAGATCCTCGACTACTCGCCGTGGGGGACCCTCCAGTGGGACAGCGTGGCCCAGGCTGACTACATCACCTTCCCGCCGAACACGCCCATCGAGGACGGCACGGTGCGATGGATCTCCTATGACGGCCCCCGGGCCATCGCCGCGAAGGGCGCGTTCGCGAAGCAGCAGGGCTACGGGGGCACCATCATCTGGACCGTCAACCAGGGGTGCACCAATCCCGCGACGGGCGCCAACCCGCTGTTGGACGCCGTGCGGAAGGCCTTCCTGGAGTGA